The Halorhabdus sp. BNX81 genome includes a region encoding these proteins:
- a CDS encoding P-loop NTPase, producing the protein MIVAVAGGKGGVGKSTVALNLAAELDAVVVDGDLSTADLPRGTGPDLHDVLAGRADPMDAVEEFWNVELLPCGRTVQGARAVDLQAFETVVGRLERMSGPVVIDCPAGLARDVGSEIASADVVVLVTNPSEAALANAARTRDLAVKLETPVVAVVLNQTDESTYERRRTEVRKRFNAPVTYVPQRTTIHRAQEDWVPVRDAFPESFPVERFEELAASLAECRHRIDGRWVQ; encoded by the coding sequence ATGATCGTTGCAGTCGCTGGTGGCAAGGGCGGCGTCGGCAAGTCGACGGTCGCACTGAATCTGGCTGCGGAACTGGATGCCGTCGTGGTCGATGGGGATCTCTCGACTGCAGACCTGCCTCGTGGCACCGGTCCGGATCTTCACGACGTGCTTGCTGGCCGTGCCGATCCAATGGATGCGGTCGAGGAGTTCTGGAACGTGGAGTTGCTTCCTTGTGGGAGAACTGTTCAGGGGGCTCGTGCAGTTGATCTCCAGGCATTCGAGACGGTCGTCGGAAGACTCGAACGGATGTCTGGTCCGGTCGTCATCGATTGCCCCGCCGGCCTGGCGCGAGACGTCGGCAGTGAGATCGCGAGTGCGGACGTTGTGGTGCTCGTAACGAACCCGAGCGAGGCGGCACTGGCCAACGCAGCGCGGACGCGCGACCTCGCCGTCAAGCTCGAGACCCCAGTGGTTGCCGTCGTTCTCAATCAGACCGACGAATCCACGTACGAACGACGCCGGACCGAGGTCCGGAAACGATTCAACGCTCCTGTGACTTACGTCCCCCAGCGGACGACTATTCACAGGGCTCAGGAAGATTGGGTGCCCGTTCGTGATGCGTTTCCCGAGAGTTTCCCAGTCGAACGATTTGAGGAACTCGCAGCGAGTCTAGCGGAGTGTCGCCATCGGATCGACGGCCGGTGGGTTCAGTGA
- a CDS encoding PGF-CTERM sorting domain-containing protein, with amino-acid sequence MEEDLEANYVLGSDIAANSTEKWNSGKGFDPIGSDLNEPFQGSFNGNGHIINELTIMRMSENHIGLFGVINGGSIRSVHLKNVDIQGDILTAGLVGHLRNGKINSSIVTGEIRGSRGTGGIVGDLYQSNLHGSSTYGRVTGDEDVGGVVGYVGTGGVVTSSVSHSNIESTDISAGGLIGMLGKSSKNVQRSYATGTVQGGEDIGGLVGRVNEFRSPKISSSYWDTEQSGIEEGIGAGPGSVTGLTTEQMTGSAAKEHMEYLFVGTDFMTTDSYPVLEQHVKDVDVSLTNSLVSVEDTTDITVRLDLYDGSTTTATTTADYNLDGNAVTIEDGTLTPAETGKTNISVTVNGKTDTATLDVRTPADISMTDAALDTSAILANSTAAVTATLENDGGMPGSEPISTTVEGETVHSDTVHVGGHDETTATFSWSVGQAGSYDITLGDHDVGELTVVDNDSVRLRDVIAPKTVTPGGTYAVKAIFENTADTAVSVPVTFRGDGQIVADRLRVQPGETTQTFDVNASKPTGRTITHAVSLGETTRRANTTILAPATFEVAGLDVPETVDTGETMTVTATVRNTGDIGGSTAVSLDVAGDERTVENTSLEAGETQEIDIDVTAGAAGTLEFGVTAGDDSLTEAVTVQSDAGSHTTTATGSAGGDSDSNSAATTAGPPDGDGTTTTNGPGFGVTVALVALLGGGLVVARQQ; translated from the coding sequence ATGGAAGAGGATCTTGAAGCGAATTATGTCCTTGGAAGTGATATTGCGGCAAATTCGACAGAAAAGTGGAACAGTGGAAAAGGATTTGATCCAATTGGATCAGATTTGAACGAACCCTTTCAAGGGTCATTTAATGGTAATGGTCATATAATCAATGAATTAACAATAATGCGGATGTCGGAAAATCATATTGGTCTGTTTGGAGTGATTAACGGTGGTTCTATTCGTTCAGTCCATCTTAAGAATGTAGACATTCAAGGAGATATTCTAACTGCAGGTCTTGTTGGCCACCTTAGAAACGGAAAGATAAATTCGTCAATTGTAACAGGTGAGATACGCGGATCAAGGGGTACTGGTGGGATTGTTGGTGATCTTTATCAATCCAACCTCCACGGTTCTAGTACTTACGGCCGGGTTACGGGAGATGAAGATGTTGGCGGAGTGGTTGGATATGTTGGCACTGGTGGTGTCGTCACTTCATCCGTTTCTCATAGTAATATAGAGTCAACTGACATTTCGGCAGGCGGTTTAATTGGGATGCTCGGTAAAAGTTCGAAAAATGTACAAAGATCATATGCAACCGGTACTGTCCAAGGTGGTGAAGATATTGGCGGGTTAGTTGGTCGAGTTAACGAATTTAGGTCACCCAAGATTTCATCTTCATATTGGGACACGGAACAGAGCGGCATCGAAGAAGGAATCGGAGCGGGACCGGGAAGCGTTACCGGCCTCACGACGGAGCAGATGACTGGCTCAGCCGCGAAAGAGCACATGGAGTATCTGTTCGTCGGGACGGACTTCATGACGACGGATAGCTATCCGGTTCTCGAACAGCACGTCAAAGACGTCGACGTCTCGCTGACGAATTCGCTCGTCAGCGTCGAGGACACGACCGATATCACCGTCCGGTTGGATCTCTACGATGGCTCGACGACGACGGCCACGACAACTGCCGACTACAATCTCGACGGCAACGCCGTCACCATCGAAGATGGAACCCTTACCCCGGCCGAGACGGGCAAAACCAACATTTCAGTGACCGTCAACGGCAAAACCGACACGGCGACGCTCGACGTTCGCACGCCTGCAGACATCTCCATGACCGACGCGGCACTCGACACGTCGGCGATCCTCGCCAACTCGACCGCTGCTGTCACAGCCACGCTCGAAAACGACGGTGGGATGCCCGGCAGTGAGCCGATCTCGACCACCGTCGAAGGTGAGACGGTCCATTCGGATACCGTCCATGTCGGCGGCCACGACGAGACAACAGCGACGTTCTCGTGGTCCGTTGGACAAGCGGGTTCATACGATATCACTCTCGGCGATCACGATGTTGGTGAGCTGACTGTCGTCGACAACGACAGCGTCAGGCTCCGGGACGTCATCGCGCCGAAGACCGTCACGCCCGGCGGTACCTACGCCGTGAAAGCGATCTTCGAGAACACCGCCGATACTGCCGTCTCGGTTCCGGTCACTTTCCGTGGCGACGGACAGATCGTTGCGGATCGACTTCGCGTCCAACCGGGTGAAACGACCCAGACCTTTGACGTGAACGCATCGAAGCCCACCGGTCGCACCATCACACACGCGGTGTCGCTTGGTGAGACAACGCGGCGGGCCAATACGACGATTCTCGCCCCAGCGACGTTCGAAGTTGCTGGTTTGGACGTGCCCGAAACAGTCGATACGGGTGAGACGATGACGGTGACTGCCACCGTGCGGAATACCGGTGATATCGGTGGGTCGACGGCGGTCAGCCTCGACGTTGCTGGCGACGAGCGGACGGTTGAAAACACGAGTCTCGAAGCCGGCGAAACTCAGGAAATCGATATTGACGTGACCGCAGGCGCTGCCGGAACGCTCGAATTCGGTGTCACAGCCGGCGACGATTCCCTGACCGAGGCGGTAACCGTACAGTCGGATGCCGGTAGCCACACCACCACAGCCACCGGTTCCGCTGGTGGCGACAGTGACTCCAACAGCGCAGCGACTACTGCCGGCCCACCGGACGGCGACGGGACGACAACAACCAACGGCCCTGGCTTCGGGGTGACCGTCGCACTGGTGGCGCTCCTGGGTGGGGGGCTGGTGGTCGCCAGACAGCAATGA